Proteins encoded in a region of the Methylobacterium radiotolerans JCM 2831 genome:
- a CDS encoding GNAT family N-acetyltransferase: MDSPRRDLSACGQLRALDPRARTHFRLVDVSDAAFIFDLRQDAAIGRYLNKPAPSVAEQAQWIEAYKSRERRGEDFYFVIMHEGRRRGLVRLYDIRSFEGRESFSWGSWIIPPPPVPGLASYSALAIYEIGFAGFGFDQSHFDVRKGNTKVLGFHTSTGARIVSEDAENVYFVFERDRYDRLLADKADAARHHGAIL; this comes from the coding sequence ATGGACAGCCCACGCAGAGATCTCAGTGCCTGCGGACAACTTCGCGCCCTCGATCCGCGGGCGCGCACGCATTTCCGCCTGGTCGACGTCTCCGACGCCGCGTTCATCTTCGACCTCCGACAGGACGCCGCGATCGGCCGCTACCTGAACAAGCCCGCCCCCTCGGTGGCGGAACAGGCGCAGTGGATCGAGGCGTACAAATCCCGGGAGCGGCGCGGCGAGGATTTCTACTTCGTCATCATGCACGAGGGTCGGCGACGGGGCCTGGTCCGGCTCTACGACATCCGGAGCTTCGAGGGACGTGAGTCCTTCTCCTGGGGCAGCTGGATCATCCCGCCGCCGCCGGTACCCGGCCTCGCCAGCTACTCGGCCCTCGCCATCTACGAGATCGGCTTCGCGGGTTTCGGGTTCGACCAGAGCCACTTCGATGTCCGGAAGGGCAACACGAAGGTCCTCGGCTTCCACACCAGCACCGGTGCGAGGATCGTCTCGGAGGACGCGGAGAATGTCTACTTCGTCTTCGAGCGGGACCGCTACGACCGCCTGCTGGCCGACAAGGCCGACGCGGCCCGCCACCATGGAGCGATCCTGTAA
- a CDS encoding glycosyltransferase family 61 protein codes for MSHFLDLIRDHRGGQADLIARLGALAADPEAAGTSPGTMIRHLDALAFRLDGGGAPDLAAQAYDLAARLAGRDDGRWALAAAEARLRDLCARGRFAEADPVVARLRAADANRLRPRVMEDLIDRAWLLELRGEAEASVQCYRLALDLNGGAPGLVSRDGDPLAKKIKNLRRLQLDALIEAGDFDAAVALHETTRRLIGAGPLACYDMVAAASLAGRPGIDYAELRPPRPIQAPELKFTEPPPPLTSEPGDLEAPSQYLAFVDGCHAFPRSNLVVKDGHLIYDLAAHPRRRDVLLQDGVNPDQIVMAAFGERRALVEVPEDSLSIEAGLSMFGLQSRNYGHWFCEFVPRMLAYNDPRCPDGIPLCIDDHMPATHEEVVRLLDTRDRPIIKLPPRPVAFGRLGLAPVPAFFPFEMRPGQRVYDTIWPADILVDLRTRILDSARARGALSGRTGRRLFISRKAFAQRQLVNEVEIAEALRPHGFEVITPETMTFLEQVEAFHAADIIVGSSSSALTNGLFCRPDCRILGLIHANLSFNFRGYTSFIEAGGARITFLRGATTNEDGHAFHANYRVSPQAVTAALANLAPAPRAGHVADPAARLASESPPAPPPADASLFRRVIRALPFANRADS; via the coding sequence ATGTCACACTTCCTGGACCTGATCAGAGATCATCGCGGCGGCCAGGCCGACCTGATCGCGCGGCTCGGCGCGCTCGCGGCCGATCCGGAAGCGGCGGGGACCAGTCCCGGCACGATGATCCGCCATCTCGACGCCCTGGCATTCCGGCTGGACGGGGGCGGCGCGCCCGATCTCGCGGCCCAGGCCTACGACCTCGCGGCCAGACTGGCGGGCCGCGACGACGGCCGCTGGGCGCTGGCCGCCGCGGAGGCGCGCCTGCGCGACCTCTGCGCCCGCGGACGCTTCGCCGAGGCGGATCCGGTCGTCGCGCGGCTGCGCGCCGCGGACGCGAACCGGCTGCGGCCCCGGGTCATGGAGGACCTGATCGACCGGGCGTGGCTGCTGGAGCTGCGCGGCGAGGCCGAGGCGAGCGTCCAGTGCTACCGCCTCGCCCTGGACCTCAACGGCGGCGCCCCCGGTCTCGTCTCGCGGGACGGGGACCCGCTCGCCAAGAAGATCAAGAACCTGCGCCGGCTGCAGCTCGACGCGCTGATCGAGGCCGGCGACTTCGACGCGGCCGTCGCGCTGCACGAGACGACCCGCCGGCTGATCGGCGCCGGCCCCCTGGCCTGCTACGACATGGTCGCCGCCGCGTCCCTGGCCGGCCGGCCGGGCATCGACTACGCCGAGCTTCGGCCGCCCAGGCCGATCCAGGCGCCGGAGCTCAAGTTCACCGAACCGCCGCCGCCCCTCACCTCGGAACCGGGGGACCTGGAAGCGCCGAGCCAGTACCTCGCGTTCGTCGACGGCTGCCACGCCTTCCCGCGCAGCAACCTCGTCGTGAAGGACGGCCACCTGATCTACGACCTCGCCGCCCATCCCCGCCGGCGGGACGTGCTGCTCCAGGACGGGGTCAACCCGGACCAGATCGTGATGGCGGCCTTCGGGGAGAGGCGGGCCCTCGTCGAGGTTCCGGAGGACAGCCTGTCGATCGAGGCCGGCCTGTCGATGTTCGGGCTCCAGAGCCGGAATTACGGCCACTGGTTCTGCGAGTTCGTCCCGCGCATGCTGGCCTACAACGACCCGCGCTGCCCGGACGGCATCCCGCTCTGCATCGACGACCACATGCCGGCGACCCACGAGGAGGTGGTCCGACTCCTCGACACGCGCGACCGCCCGATCATCAAGCTGCCGCCCCGGCCGGTGGCGTTCGGCCGGCTCGGCCTCGCGCCGGTGCCCGCCTTCTTCCCGTTCGAGATGCGGCCGGGGCAGCGGGTCTACGACACGATCTGGCCCGCCGACATCCTGGTGGATCTGCGCACCCGCATCCTCGACAGCGCCCGCGCGCGCGGGGCCCTGAGCGGCCGCACCGGCCGCCGGCTGTTCATCTCGCGCAAGGCCTTCGCGCAGCGCCAGCTCGTCAACGAGGTCGAGATCGCCGAGGCGCTCCGGCCGCACGGCTTCGAGGTCATCACCCCGGAGACGATGACGTTCCTCGAACAGGTCGAGGCGTTCCACGCCGCCGACATCATCGTCGGCTCGTCGAGTTCGGCGCTCACCAACGGACTGTTCTGCCGCCCGGATTGCCGGATCCTCGGTCTGATCCACGCCAACCTGAGCTTCAATTTCCGGGGCTATACGAGCTTCATCGAGGCGGGCGGCGCGCGGATCACGTTCCTGCGCGGCGCGACCACGAATGAGGACGGTCACGCCTTCCACGCGAACTATCGCGTGTCACCCCAGGCCGTTACGGCGGCCCTCGCGAACCTCGCGCCGGCCCCTCGCGCCGGCCACGTTGCCGACCCTGCAGCCCGCCTTGCCTCCGAATCACCGCCCGCGCCCCCCCCCGCCGACGCCTCGCTGTTCCGGCGGGTGATCCGGGCTCTGCCCTTCGCCAATCGCGCGGATTCGTGA
- a CDS encoding NAD-dependent epimerase/dehydratase family protein, giving the protein MSGAAAGGPPGPGLAGARCLVLGGGGFLGLNLCNRLAAAGAEVTCFSRSHPQAEVLDRRVARVSGQFSDRLALANAVERQDVVFHLIAGSIPESSNRDPSAELSAAPIATLHLLEICRSARIGKLVFASSGGAIYGIPGAIPIPERAPTDPISAYGISKLMIEKSLHLYRHLHGIDYQILRIANPYGRFQLGTKHQGLIGSYIHRVLTDQPLEVWGTGAVVRDFLHIDDVSDAFLGAVAYRGPHKVLNVGSGRGLSVNQVIAELKAAFGRDHLPCLHRPSRAADVPANVLDTALIRAELGWQPRVPLQAGLTGTIAWMRAHLARSRAAGAPSGTG; this is encoded by the coding sequence GTGAGCGGCGCCGCCGCCGGCGGGCCGCCCGGGCCGGGGCTCGCGGGCGCCCGCTGCCTCGTGCTGGGCGGCGGCGGGTTCCTCGGGCTGAACCTGTGCAACCGCCTCGCGGCGGCGGGCGCCGAGGTCACGTGCTTCAGCCGCAGCCACCCGCAGGCCGAGGTCCTGGACCGGCGCGTCGCCCGGGTGTCCGGCCAGTTCTCCGACCGCCTCGCCCTCGCCAACGCGGTCGAGCGGCAGGACGTCGTCTTCCACCTGATCGCCGGCTCGATCCCCGAGAGCTCCAACCGCGACCCGTCGGCGGAGCTCTCGGCCGCGCCGATCGCCACGCTGCACCTCCTGGAGATCTGCCGCTCGGCCCGGATCGGGAAGCTCGTGTTCGCGTCCTCCGGGGGCGCGATCTACGGGATCCCGGGCGCCATCCCGATCCCCGAGCGGGCGCCGACCGACCCGATCTCGGCCTACGGCATCAGCAAGCTGATGATCGAGAAGTCGCTGCACCTCTACCGGCACCTGCACGGGATCGACTACCAGATCCTGCGGATCGCCAACCCGTACGGACGCTTCCAGCTCGGCACCAAGCACCAGGGCCTGATCGGCAGCTACATCCACCGCGTCCTCACCGACCAGCCGCTGGAGGTCTGGGGGACCGGCGCGGTGGTGCGCGACTTCCTGCACATCGACGACGTCAGCGACGCCTTCCTGGGCGCCGTCGCCTACCGGGGGCCGCACAAGGTACTGAATGTCGGCAGCGGCCGGGGCCTCAGCGTCAACCAGGTCATCGCCGAGCTGAAGGCGGCCTTCGGGCGGGACCACCTCCCCTGCCTGCACCGGCCGAGCCGCGCCGCCGACGTGCCGGCCAACGTGCTCGACACCGCGCTGATCCGGGCGGAGCTCGGCTGGCAGCCCCGCGTCCCCCTGCAGGCCGGGCTCACCGGCACCATCGCGTGGATGCGCGCCCATCTGGCGCGGTCGCGGGCGGCGGGCGCGCCCTCCGGCACCGGCTGA
- a CDS encoding sugar 3,4-ketoisomerase, with protein MDLTDAPHLIEFRQIRDPRGALTPIEAEADIPFPIRRVYFIYDVSDGAMRAGHSHKALHQVLIAVSGSFVVHLDDGEKRQSFRMSRPNVGLYVPRMTWRDIDEFSGGAVCLALASERYEESDYYRDYDAFLRAKGLK; from the coding sequence ATGGATTTGACCGACGCGCCGCATCTGATCGAGTTTCGGCAGATCCGGGATCCCCGCGGCGCCTTGACGCCGATCGAGGCCGAGGCGGACATCCCGTTCCCGATCCGTCGCGTCTACTTCATCTACGACGTCTCCGACGGTGCCATGCGCGCCGGTCACAGCCACAAGGCCCTGCATCAGGTCCTGATTGCAGTATCCGGCAGCTTCGTGGTCCATCTCGATGACGGCGAGAAGCGTCAGAGCTTCCGGATGAGCCGCCCCAACGTGGGCCTCTACGTCCCGCGCATGACCTGGCGCGACATCGACGAGTTCTCGGGCGGCGCGGTCTGCCTTGCTCTCGCCTCGGAGCGATACGAGGAGAGCGACTACTACCGGGATTACGACGCGTTCCTCCGCGCCAAGGGTTTGAAATGA
- a CDS encoding DegT/DnrJ/EryC1/StrS family aminotransferase: protein MKVPFLDLSRTHDTIRADLDATWHRILDRSRYILGEEVEAFETEFARYCGAEHAIGVANGLDALHLILRAHDVGPGDEVLVPSNTFIATWLAVSQVGATPVAVEPDPATYNMDPAAAARAINGRTKAIIPVHLYGQPADMAALRDLARRHGLLCIEDAAQAHGSTFDGRPAGSLGDAAAFSFYPGKNLGALGDGGAITTSDSAMAHRMRELANYGSSEKYVHRQRGLNSRLDELQAAILRVKLRHLDAWNARRRAIAGTYRDALEGCGLALPHVDPRTEPVWHLFVVRTERRDALAARLREDGIDTQIHYPIAPADSEAYRDAPKLGSSELGRTLGREILSLPIGPHMRDEEVQHVVAACREAAR, encoded by the coding sequence ATGAAGGTTCCGTTCCTCGACCTGAGCCGGACGCACGACACGATCCGCGCCGATCTCGACGCGACGTGGCACCGGATCCTCGACCGCTCGCGCTACATCCTGGGTGAGGAGGTCGAGGCCTTCGAGACCGAGTTCGCCCGCTATTGCGGGGCCGAGCACGCCATCGGCGTCGCGAACGGCCTGGACGCCCTGCACCTGATCCTGCGCGCCCACGACGTCGGTCCGGGCGACGAGGTTCTGGTCCCGTCGAACACCTTCATCGCCACGTGGCTCGCCGTCAGCCAGGTCGGCGCCACGCCGGTCGCCGTCGAGCCCGACCCGGCCACGTACAACATGGACCCCGCGGCCGCCGCGCGGGCGATCAACGGGCGCACGAAGGCGATCATCCCGGTCCATCTCTACGGCCAGCCGGCCGACATGGCGGCCCTGCGGGACCTCGCCCGCCGCCACGGACTCCTGTGCATCGAGGACGCCGCCCAGGCCCACGGCTCGACCTTCGACGGCCGCCCGGCCGGCAGCCTCGGCGACGCGGCGGCCTTCAGCTTCTACCCGGGCAAGAACCTCGGCGCCCTCGGCGACGGCGGCGCGATCACGACGTCCGACAGCGCGATGGCGCACAGGATGCGCGAGCTCGCGAATTACGGCTCCAGCGAGAAGTACGTCCACCGCCAGCGGGGCCTGAATTCGCGTCTCGACGAGCTCCAGGCCGCGATCCTCCGGGTGAAGCTGCGCCATCTCGATGCCTGGAACGCGCGCCGCCGGGCGATCGCCGGGACGTACCGCGATGCCCTCGAAGGCTGCGGCCTCGCCCTGCCGCATGTCGACCCGCGCACCGAGCCGGTCTGGCACCTGTTCGTCGTCCGCACGGAGCGCCGCGACGCCCTGGCGGCCCGGCTGAGGGAGGACGGGATCGACACGCAGATCCACTATCCGATCGCGCCGGCCGATTCCGAGGCCTACCGCGACGCCCCGAAGCTCGGCTCGAGCGAGCTCGGCCGGACGCTCGGCCGGGAGATCCTCAGCCTGCCGATCGGCCCGCACATGCGCGACGAGGAGGTCCAGCACGTCGTCGCGGCCTGTCGCGAGGCGGCCCGCTGA